One Sulfurimonas sp. HSL-3221 genomic window, TACAACGCGCGGGGAAGCTACCTCTTCACCATCGAACCCAACGCCATTATCTCCGACCTCGTCCGTTTCGAAGCGATCAAGTACGGTTCGGAGAAGGCACTCGACAGCTTTGTCGCCCAGGTCGCGGGCGAGGGGGCCTCTGCTGAAGTACGCTGAGTTTCTCGACGCGAAACCGCTCTACTACGACAAGATCGACCTGGAGCGGATGCCGCGGGCCTGGGACCGGGTCAAAGCGAGTGTGTCGCTGCCGAAGATCATCCACCTCGTCGGCACCAACGGCAAGGGGACGACGGGGCGTTTTCTCGCCTCGGCGCTCCTGCATGCCGGATACAGCATCGGCCACTACACCTCCCCCCACATCCTGCGCTTCAACGAGCGCCTCTGGCTGAACGGCAGCGACGCCACTGACGCGCAGCTGCAGCACGCTTTCGAGAAGGTGATGGGGTGGCTGGATACGGCGACGGCCGATGCGCTGAGCTACTTCGAGTTCACGACCCTGATGGCCGCGGCGCTCTATGAAGACTGCGACTACGTCGTCATGGAGGCGGGCCTCGGCGGCGAGTTCGACGCGACCGCCGTTTTCCCCAAAACGCTCACCCTCGTCACCCCCATCGACCTCGACCACCAGGCCTTCCTGGGCGACACCGTCGAAGCGATCGCCGCGACAAAACTGCGGGCGATGGGACCCACGGTGATCCTGGGCCTGCAGCCCCATGAGGTCGTCTACAGCGTTGCCACGGAGATCGCCGCCGAGCGGGGTGCGACCCTGCTGCGCTGTGAACGGCTGTTAGACCAAGATGCTATAATGGCGCTTCAACAGACGGCCGGGTGTCTGGAGCTGCCGGAGTACCTCCGCGACAACCTCCTGCTCGCCGCCGCCGCGCTGCAGGTGCTCGGCGTCCCCTTCGACGCACAGAGCTTCAGCGCGCCGCTTTTCGGCCGCCTCTCGCGGATCGCCCCGAACGTCTGGCTCGACGTGGGCCACAACGTCCTTGCCGCCCGTGCCATCGCCAGCACACTCGGGGCGCAGAAGGTCGTCCTCGTCTACAACAGCTACGGCGACAAGGACTACGCATCCATCCTCGCCGCGCTCCGCGGAAACATCGAGCGCGTCGAGCTGATCGAGGTACAGAGCGAGCGTGCCGCCGCCCGCGATGCGCTTGTCGGGGCGCTCGAAGCGCTGCAGATCCCCTACGGCACTTTCGAAGGGGTGCAGGCACAGAAAATGTATCTGGTCTTCGGCTCGTTCAGCGTGGCGGAGGCCTTTATAAAAATGACGGGATTGAAATGAACCAAGTTGACAAGGCGCCCCTGCGCATAGCGCCGAAAACTCTCTGCAACGATACGGCACGCTGAGATGCAGGCCAAGCTCTACGCCTACCTGAAAAAGGGTAGCCTCCCCGACGTACTGATCTGCGAAGATGCCGCCGAAGCGCAGCAGCTGCATGACCTCTGCCGATTCAAGGCGATCGAGGCCGTCGTTCTCCCCGACTTCCGCGCGACCTGGCTCGACGATCTCCGCCCCTTCAGCGAAGAGCTGAGCCAGATGGCCGAGGCGCTGCGCCGCTACTATGAAGCAGATAAAAAACCCCTTGTCATCGCCCCCTTCAAGAGCCTCCTTTTCCCGCTGCCCAAAACGAACCTCCTGCGCACGAAGCCCATCGCCTTCGGCGACCGCCTCGACCTCTCCGGCCTCAAGACGGAGCTGCTGCACTGGGGCTATAGCTTCGTCGACCTCGTGGAGGTGGAGGGGGAGGTCTCCTTCCGCGGCGACATCATCGACGTCTTCGCCCCCGGCACGGAAAGCCCTTACCGCATCTCCCTCTTCGACGACGAGATCGAGCAGATCAAGGCCTTCGAGGTGGAGACCCAGCGCACCGTCGGCGAGGAGCTGGAGGGGTTCGAGCTGCACAGCGCCCCCTACGCCTTCGACGAGGCCGGGTACGAGCGTATCGTGAGCGCCGTTGAGGCGTCTGCCAGCGACAGCTTCGTCAAGGACATCGACTCCCTGGGCTTCTGGTACCTGGGAGACGACGCCGAGAACTTCCTCGCGGGCAAAAAGGTCGCCTCAGTCAAACGCCTCGACGCGATGATCGGCGAGGCCTACACCCTCAACACCCCGCAGGTAGAGGCAACGGATTTTGAATCCGTCGCGGTGCTCCCCGAGGACGACCGGGTCAAGGCCCTTGCGGTCACCGACGTCAAAACCCTGCTGGAGGTCCACCCGAACAAGAAGGTGACCATTATCGCCAGCAGCGACGCGCAGCTGAAGCAGGCGGGGATCTTCGACACGAAGGGAATGACGGTCAAACGCTCCGGCGAGATCGTCAACCTCATTACCGACACCGAGCTTATCATCTCCCTGAACAAGCCGGTGCGCAAGAAGCGCCGCCGCAAGAGCAGCCTGCTCCTCGACGACCTCAAACCGGGCGACTACGTCGTCCACGAGGAGCACGGGGTCGGGATCTTCGAGGCCATCGAACAGGCGGAGATTTTGGGTAGCGTGCGCGACTTTATCGCCATCAGGTACCAGGGCGACGAACGGGTCCTGCTGCCGGTGGAGAACCTCGACGCCATCGACCGCTACATCGCGGGCGCCGGGGCGCCGCCGGTGCTCGACCGCCTGGGCAAGGGGAGCTTCGGCCGCCTCAAGGAGAAGGTCAAGAAGCGCCTCTTCGAGATCGCCTCGGAGATCGTCAACACCGCCGCCCAGCGCGCGCTCATCAGCGCCCCGGTCATCGAGACCGATGCGAAGGAGCTGGCGGCGTTCCAGTCCCGCGCGGGCTTTGAGTACACGGAGGACCAGGCGCGCTCCATCGCCGAGATCATCGCGGAGATCGGCAGCGGCCACGTGATGGACCGGCTCCTCAGCGGGGACGTCGGCTTCGGCAAGACCGAGGTGGCAATGAACGCGATGTTCGCCGCGGCCTCCGCGGGCTACCAGTCGGCCGTCATCGTCCCGACGACCCTGCTCAGCTCCCAGCACTTCGCCTCGCTCAAAGAGCGCTTCGCCGAGTATGACTTCCACATCGCCAAGATCGACCGCTTCGTCACCCCGAAGGTGAAGAAGGCCGTCGAGGCGGGGCTGGCCGAGGGGACCATCGACATGGTCGTCGGTACCCACGCGCTCTTCGGGACGAAGTTCGCCAAGCTGGGCCTCGTCGTTATTGACGAAGAGCACAAGTTCGGGGTGAAGCAGAAAGAGAAGCTCAAAACCCTCTATGAGAAGACGCACCTGCTCACCATGAGCGCCACGCCGATCCCGCGCAGCCTCAACCAGGCTCTCAGCTCCATCAAGACGCTCAGCACCCTCATGACCCCTCCGGGCGAACGGCAGGGGGTGCGGACCTTTGTCAAGGCCTACGACGAGAAACTCGTCAAAGAGGTCATTTTGCGCGAGCTGCGCCGGGGCGGGCAGGTCTTTTACGTCTACAACTCCATCGACCATATGCCCATAAAGCTCGGCGAGCTCAAGGCGATCCTCCCCGACCTGCGCATTTTGATGCTCCACTCGCAGGTCGGCGCGGTCGAGACGGAGAAGGAGCTGCTGAAGTTCCAGGACGGCGAGTACGACCTGATGCTGGCGACCTCTATTATCGAGTCGGGCATCCACATGCCGCGGGTCAACACGATGATCATCGACGGGGCCGACCGCTTCGGCATCGCGGACCTGCATCAGCTCCGTGGCCGCGTCGGCCGGGGCCACACGGAGGGGTTCGCCTACTTCATCGTCGAGGACAAGGAGCTCATTACCGAGGAGGCGAAGAAGCGCCTCGTCGCCCTGGAGTCCAACTCCTTCCTCGGCAGCGGCTCCGTGCTCGCCTACCATGACCTGGAAATCCGGGGCGGGGGGAACCTCGTGGGCGACGCGCAGAGCGGGCACATCAAGAACATCGGCTACTCTCTTTACCTGCGGATGCTCGAGGACGCCATCAAGGAGCTGAGCAACAAGAAAGAGACCCCCAAGGCGAAGGTGGACCTCAAGCTCGCCGTCAGCGCCTACATCAGCGACGAGCTCGTCGCCGAAGACCGTCTGCGCCTGGAGCTCTACCGCCGCCTCAGCCTCTGCGAGACCCCGACGGAGGTCTACGAGATCGAGGAGGAGGTCACGGAGCGCTTCGGACGCCCGGACGGCCCGACCAAGCAGTTCTTCGAGCTGATGGTCATCAAACTGATGGGGCTGGAGAAACACATCAAGATGCTCAGCTCCTACGGCCAGAACATTACGGTAGAGTACCTGAGCGGCGCTAAAGAGTACGTCACCGCCGACAGCAAAGACGACGACGACATCATCAAGGCCGTGCTGCACTACCTGCGCACGGCGAAGCCGAAGGTGCTGTAAAGCGGTCTGGATTCTCGGCGTAACAGAGTGTGATGCCGGGGAAAGTGCTGAAAGAGAGCGGAGAGGGCTGACCGCCGGGGCCCCGGCGGCTGCGGGAGAAGCGGCAACCTAGGCGATCTTGAGCGCACGCGCCTCTTCGAAGCTTTTGGACGCCGCGCGCAGGGGGGTTCTTTTGAGCTCGTCGTAGATGGTGTCGAGTTTCTCTTCGGAATCCATGCGCTTGAGCTCTTTCTTGTCCAGGTCGGCGGCCTCGACAAGCTCGTTCCAGACGGAGCTTTCGTCCAGCGAAAAGGCGTGGACGCTAATGCCCTCGTAGTCGAAAACGGCATCGCCGGCGATGTCGGTGAAGTAGAACGCCGTCAGGGTTTCGGGGGAGAAGAGGCCTTTGTAGCGTGCGAAGGCCGCTTCGAAGTCGTCGAAACTTTCCAGCTCTCCGGCGAAGAAGAGCATCTTATCGTCGTCCGCGACGGCAATGGCCTGCTTGAGGACGGTCAGGGGCTTCGTCTTGCCCTCGGTGACGACGAGCGCGCCGCGGTAGCCGTAACGGCCTGCTACGCCGAGTGCGCCTTTGAATGACGGCTGCCA contains:
- a CDS encoding bifunctional folylpolyglutamate synthase/dihydrofolate synthase, with product MSPRSRARGPLLKYAEFLDAKPLYYDKIDLERMPRAWDRVKASVSLPKIIHLVGTNGKGTTGRFLASALLHAGYSIGHYTSPHILRFNERLWLNGSDATDAQLQHAFEKVMGWLDTATADALSYFEFTTLMAAALYEDCDYVVMEAGLGGEFDATAVFPKTLTLVTPIDLDHQAFLGDTVEAIAATKLRAMGPTVILGLQPHEVVYSVATEIAAERGATLLRCERLLDQDAIMALQQTAGCLELPEYLRDNLLLAAAALQVLGVPFDAQSFSAPLFGRLSRIAPNVWLDVGHNVLAARAIASTLGAQKVVLVYNSYGDKDYASILAALRGNIERVELIEVQSERAAARDALVGALEALQIPYGTFEGVQAQKMYLVFGSFSVAEAFIKMTGLK
- a CDS encoding DEAD/DEAH box helicase — its product is MQAKLYAYLKKGSLPDVLICEDAAEAQQLHDLCRFKAIEAVVLPDFRATWLDDLRPFSEELSQMAEALRRYYEADKKPLVIAPFKSLLFPLPKTNLLRTKPIAFGDRLDLSGLKTELLHWGYSFVDLVEVEGEVSFRGDIIDVFAPGTESPYRISLFDDEIEQIKAFEVETQRTVGEELEGFELHSAPYAFDEAGYERIVSAVEASASDSFVKDIDSLGFWYLGDDAENFLAGKKVASVKRLDAMIGEAYTLNTPQVEATDFESVAVLPEDDRVKALAVTDVKTLLEVHPNKKVTIIASSDAQLKQAGIFDTKGMTVKRSGEIVNLITDTELIISLNKPVRKKRRRKSSLLLDDLKPGDYVVHEEHGVGIFEAIEQAEILGSVRDFIAIRYQGDERVLLPVENLDAIDRYIAGAGAPPVLDRLGKGSFGRLKEKVKKRLFEIASEIVNTAAQRALISAPVIETDAKELAAFQSRAGFEYTEDQARSIAEIIAEIGSGHVMDRLLSGDVGFGKTEVAMNAMFAAASAGYQSAVIVPTTLLSSQHFASLKERFAEYDFHIAKIDRFVTPKVKKAVEAGLAEGTIDMVVGTHALFGTKFAKLGLVVIDEEHKFGVKQKEKLKTLYEKTHLLTMSATPIPRSLNQALSSIKTLSTLMTPPGERQGVRTFVKAYDEKLVKEVILRELRRGGQVFYVYNSIDHMPIKLGELKAILPDLRILMLHSQVGAVETEKELLKFQDGEYDLMLATSIIESGIHMPRVNTMIIDGADRFGIADLHQLRGRVGRGHTEGFAYFIVEDKELITEEAKKRLVALESNSFLGSGSVLAYHDLEIRGGGNLVGDAQSGHIKNIGYSLYLRMLEDAIKELSNKKETPKAKVDLKLAVSAYISDELVAEDRLRLELYRRLSLCETPTEVYEIEEEVTERFGRPDGPTKQFFELMVIKLMGLEKHIKMLSSYGQNITVEYLSGAKEYVTADSKDDDDIIKAVLHYLRTAKPKVL